The Euwallacea similis isolate ESF13 chromosome 7, ESF131.1, whole genome shotgun sequence genome has a window encoding:
- the LOC136410094 gene encoding uncharacterized protein codes for MDMTVCGMSVARRHTPKVEPQPALTQAELSRRHMKWIGAMNEAVMRFYLRVTKNNLVPPARLNTIKQEVKRELLYTRHNNDSDETDSDIGNNDENGNDRAPPELLEQHVVLNEGCESNESTIDHANTVEALFTEMRKLIAEYDGTDFLSRPPLPRLDTSRNLGIALALMNSRILPHYVTKSDTLEHLHMIIYCAASTIAVRDLGVKGQARRTTQSTTEPKTPPSEKIFYRALKTDSKDLDSKFSINETIEWFWREQLEILARCNIKASWSTKERGIVQEYNEMQHESFTTDNVSNIIRETHTWKAPGPDEVQNYWLKKFRCTHEKLTTVINDVISRPQRMPRFLTQGATYLLPKSPEQTEDPSKYRPITCLPTMYKVITFWLARRIYTHCDKNIIVELQKGCTKGAMGCKEQLIIDSVICNQAYSKNRILYMAYIDYKKAIDSMPHEWIINIL; via the exons ATGGACATGACAGTATGCGGGATGTCGGTGGCTAG ACGCCATACGCCGAAGGTGGAACCTCAGCCAGCGCTCACCCAAGCGGAATTGTCCAGAAGGCACATGAAATGGATAGGGGCTATGAACGAAGCAGTAATGCGCTTCTATTTGAGGGTAACAAA AAATAATCTCGTTCCACCTGCGAGACTCAATACCATCAAACAAGAAGTCAAGCGCGAACTTCTATATACGCGTCATAATAACGATAGCGACGAAACTGATAGCGACATTGGTAATAATGATGAAAATGGCAATGATAGAGCACCACCTGAACTACTTGAACAACACGTGGTACTAAATGAGGGGTGCGAGTCAAATGAGAGCACTATCGATCACGCGAATACTGTGGAAGCCCTCTTCACAGAGATGAGAAAGCTGATTGCGGAGTACGACGGCACCGACTTCTTAAGCAGGCCACCACTACCAAGACTGGACACCTCGAGGAATCTGGGAATCGCCCTTGCCCTTATGAATAGTAGAATTCTTCCCCATTACGTTACGAAATCTGACACATTAGAACACCTACATATGATCATCTACTGCGCAGCTTCGACCATTGCTGTCAGGGATCTAGGGGTCAAAGGGCAAGCCAGAAGAACAACACAGTCAACAACCGAGCCTAAAACACCTCC GTccgaaaaaatcttttatagaGCATTAAAGACAGATAGCAAGGATCTAGACAGCAAGTTCTCAATTAACGAAACGATTGAATGGTTTTGGAGGGAACAGTTAGAAATATTGGCTCGCTGTAACATCAAAGCCAGCTGGTCCACGAAAGAACGCGGGATCGTCCAGGAATACAACGAAATGCAGCATGAGTCGTTTACGACTGACAACGTCTCTAATATTATCAGAGAAACACATACTTGGAAAGCTCCTGGACCAGATGAAGTACAAAATTACTGGCTTAAGAAATTTCGATGCACTCATGAAAAACTAACAACAGTTATTAATGATGTAATTTCTAGACCTCAAAGAATGCCGCGTTTCCTAACACAAGGTGCCACGTATCTTCTACCAAAGAGCCCGGAACAAACAGAAGATCCATCCAAATACAGACCGATTACATGCCTCCCAACGATGTATAAAGTTATAACATTCTGGCTAGCTCGACGGATATACACTCACTGTGACAAAAACATCATTGTAGAACTACAGAAGGGATGCACTAAAGGTGCTATGGGCTGTAAGGAACAACTCATAATAGATTCCGTAATCTGCAATCAAGCCTACTCCAAGAACAGGATCCTCTACATGGCCTACATTGACTATAAAAAGGCAATCGATTCCATGCCTCATGAGTGGATAATCAATATCCTCTAG